A region from the uncultured Draconibacterium sp. genome encodes:
- a CDS encoding polysaccharide deacetylase family protein: protein MVLFYSDEINPRIEYIGKLIFSNILQTEIAFTQNSNEFRKSDLPKINYSYEKFGDEFYIKPHKLIFQKALINPTINPVWYEGQKYFCESSKDSDLPFDPFAASFFLVSRHEEYVNTQRDKLGRFPFQQSILSKYQLLQKPVVNIWAKLLAQLLKAKYPSFEYTESKFEFISTIDVDNAYAYQNKNFLRTTGAWVKALLKGNCKEFRKRRRVLRRKEADPFDTYDYLDSVFSGNEDKAKFFFLLGDYGRFDKNIAHTNRDYRELIKKTALKYDVGIHPSFGSSKKKGKKKVRLEKQRLEEIIGKSISKSRQHYLRLKFPKTYNRLIKAGIEEDYTLGYSGQTGFRAGICTPYCFYDLKHETVTNLKIVPFQVMDGTLRYYLQLSPEKAFEEIKKIMQEVKNVGGTFVSIWHNETVNNQDNWEGYREVFEKMNKLGFEWANK, encoded by the coding sequence ATGGTACTTTTTTATTCCGACGAAATTAACCCGCGAATAGAATATATCGGGAAGCTGATTTTCAGCAACATTTTGCAAACTGAAATTGCCTTTACCCAAAATTCAAATGAGTTTCGAAAGTCGGACTTACCCAAAATCAACTATTCGTACGAGAAATTTGGCGATGAATTTTATATCAAGCCGCACAAACTTATTTTCCAAAAGGCATTAATTAACCCAACTATAAATCCGGTTTGGTATGAAGGGCAAAAATATTTTTGCGAAAGCTCAAAAGACTCCGATCTACCATTCGATCCATTTGCTGCTTCGTTTTTTTTGGTAAGCCGGCACGAAGAGTACGTTAACACGCAACGCGACAAATTGGGGCGTTTCCCATTCCAACAAAGTATTTTAAGCAAATACCAACTGCTGCAAAAACCAGTGGTAAATATTTGGGCCAAACTATTAGCTCAGCTGTTAAAAGCAAAATACCCATCGTTTGAGTATACCGAATCAAAATTTGAATTTATTTCCACCATTGATGTAGACAATGCCTACGCCTATCAAAACAAAAACTTTTTGCGAACAACAGGTGCCTGGGTTAAAGCACTGCTAAAAGGCAATTGCAAAGAATTCAGAAAACGCCGACGCGTTTTGCGGAGAAAAGAGGCTGATCCGTTCGACACCTACGATTATCTCGACTCGGTTTTTTCCGGGAACGAGGACAAAGCAAAATTTTTCTTTCTACTGGGAGACTATGGTAGATTCGATAAAAATATTGCCCATACCAACAGAGACTATCGCGAACTAATAAAAAAGACAGCCCTGAAATATGATGTTGGTATTCACCCCTCGTTTGGCAGCAGCAAGAAAAAAGGCAAAAAGAAAGTTCGATTGGAAAAACAACGCCTTGAAGAAATTATTGGCAAAAGTATATCCAAAAGCCGCCAGCACTACTTACGTTTGAAATTCCCGAAAACATACAACCGTTTAATAAAAGCAGGTATTGAAGAAGATTACACGCTGGGCTATTCTGGGCAAACAGGTTTTCGGGCAGGAATTTGCACACCGTATTGTTTTTACGACCTAAAACACGAAACAGTAACCAACTTAAAAATTGTTCCGTTTCAGGTAATGGACGGCACGCTGAGATATTACCTGCAACTCTCGCCCGAAAAAGCTTTTGAAGAAATAAAAAAGATTATGCAGGAAGTTAAAAATGTTGGTGGTACATTTGTAAGCATCTGGCACAACGAAACCGTTAACAACCAGGACAACTGGGAAGGTTATCGTGAAGTGTTTGAAAAGATGAACAAACTGGGATTTGAATGGGCAAACAAATAG
- the radC gene encoding DNA repair protein RadC — MGEYKKLNIKDWAAEDRPREKLLAKGARSLTDAELIALLIGSGNLEETAVELSRRILAAVENNLNELGRKNIEFFKNFNGIGDAKAVTIAAALELGKRRKEADVFHKKQISGSSDAAEYFMPLLSDLNHEEFWILLLNRGNRIIDSFMVSQGGISGTVIDVRLILKNALDRMASAIILCHNHPSGTLQASDADLKITSKIKNAAEIMDITVLDHIIIGQNSYLSLADEGMLI; from the coding sequence ATGGGAGAATACAAGAAACTCAACATTAAAGACTGGGCGGCTGAAGACCGGCCACGTGAAAAGCTACTTGCCAAAGGAGCACGGTCGTTGACTGATGCGGAGCTGATAGCCCTGCTAATTGGCTCGGGTAATCTTGAGGAAACTGCCGTTGAGCTCTCGCGACGTATTTTGGCTGCTGTTGAAAATAACCTGAACGAACTTGGCCGAAAAAACATAGAATTTTTTAAAAATTTTAATGGCATTGGCGATGCCAAAGCAGTTACTATTGCAGCAGCACTTGAACTGGGGAAACGCAGGAAAGAAGCTGATGTTTTTCATAAAAAACAAATTAGCGGAAGTAGCGATGCAGCAGAATACTTTATGCCACTTTTGTCCGATTTAAACCATGAAGAATTTTGGATTCTGCTGTTAAACCGGGGCAACCGCATCATCGATTCGTTTATGGTAAGCCAGGGCGGAATTTCAGGAACTGTTATTGATGTTCGCCTGATACTAAAAAATGCCCTTGACCGAATGGCCAGTGCAATTATTCTCTGCCACAATCATCCATCAGGAACTCTGCAGGCATCTGATGCCGATCTTAAAATAACCAGTAAAATAAAAAATGCGGCTGAAATTATGGACATCACAGTGCTCGATCATATCATAATCGGGCAAAACAGCTACTTAAGTTTAGCCGACGAAGGTATGTTAATCTAA
- the rpsT gene encoding 30S ribosomal protein S20 — MAHHKSALKRIRQDEKKRVHNKYYAKTTRNAIKALRNATDKAEAEKMYPSVVAMIDKLAKRNIIHKNKAANLKSKLASQVSSL, encoded by the coding sequence ATGGCACATCATAAGTCAGCATTAAAAAGAATTCGTCAAGACGAGAAGAAAAGAGTACACAACAAGTACTACGCAAAAACTACTCGTAATGCGATTAAAGCTTTACGTAACGCTACCGATAAAGCCGAGGCAGAAAAAATGTATCCTTCGGTTGTAGCAATGATTGATAAATTAGCAAAACGCAATATCATTCATAAAAATAAAGCAGCCAACTTAAAATCAAAATTAGCCTCTCAGGTTAGTTCATTGTAA
- the lptB gene encoding LPS export ABC transporter ATP-binding protein, whose product MILRAENIVKKYRKRTVVKGVSFEVKQGEIVGLLGPNGAGKTTSFYMIVGLIQPFAGNIYLDSEEITNLPVYKRAKKGIGYLAQEASVFRKLSIEDNIKAVLEMTNYSKEYQKEKLETLIEEFSLGHIRKSKGIQLSGGERRRTEIARALAIDPKFILLDEPFAGVDPIAVEDIQQIVMQLKEKNIGVLITDHNVHETLRITDRSYLLFEGNILKAGTADELAADEDVRRVYLGQNFELR is encoded by the coding sequence ATGATTCTTCGAGCAGAAAATATTGTAAAAAAATACCGTAAACGAACCGTTGTAAAAGGTGTAAGTTTTGAAGTTAAACAAGGAGAAATTGTTGGTTTACTCGGACCAAACGGGGCAGGAAAAACAACCTCGTTTTATATGATCGTTGGACTTATCCAGCCTTTTGCCGGAAACATTTATCTTGACAGTGAAGAAATAACCAATTTGCCCGTTTATAAGCGTGCAAAAAAAGGTATCGGGTATTTGGCACAGGAAGCTTCTGTATTTAGAAAACTAAGCATTGAAGACAATATTAAAGCCGTGCTTGAAATGACCAATTACTCAAAGGAGTATCAGAAAGAAAAACTGGAAACTCTCATTGAAGAATTTAGCTTAGGTCATATTCGCAAGAGTAAAGGCATCCAACTATCGGGAGGTGAACGGCGCCGTACAGAAATTGCACGCGCACTGGCCATCGATCCAAAATTTATTTTGCTTGATGAACCTTTTGCCGGAGTAGATCCTATTGCCGTTGAAGACATTCAGCAAATTGTAATGCAACTTAAAGAAAAAAATATTGGTGTTTTAATAACCGACCATAATGTACACGAAACACTACGAATTACCGACAGATCTTATTTGCTGTTTGAAGGAAACATTTTAAAAGCAGGCACCGCCGACGAGTTGGCTGCCGACGAAGATGTACGCCGGGTATACCTGGGCCAAAACTTTGAATTACGCTAA
- the tatC gene encoding twin-arginine translocase subunit TatC, producing the protein MSEEHSTKKQGEKGKTSEMSFLEHLEVLRWHIIRSSAAILIFAIAAFILKTFIFDVVILAPRMPDFWTNRMFAKLGDLVGSEAVKINQVPLKMQSIKIAGQFSTHIMVSIIAGFIMASPVVFYEFWRFIKPALYENERKHAGGAVFFTSILFLMGVLFGYFLIVPLSIHFLGTYQVSSEVENTINLRSYIGSVTSISLAAGVVFLIPIFSYFLSKVGLLTPQFMKTYRRHSYVIMLLLSAIITPPDIFSQVMVCFPLVFLYEIGIFISRSVVKKREKAMEAM; encoded by the coding sequence ATGAGCGAAGAACATAGCACTAAAAAACAGGGAGAAAAAGGCAAAACCAGCGAGATGTCGTTTCTTGAACACCTCGAGGTACTTCGTTGGCACATTATCCGATCGTCGGCTGCCATACTTATTTTTGCCATTGCTGCATTTATTTTAAAAACATTTATTTTCGATGTGGTAATACTGGCCCCACGCATGCCCGACTTTTGGACCAATCGAATGTTTGCGAAACTGGGCGACCTGGTTGGATCAGAGGCCGTAAAAATTAACCAGGTGCCGCTAAAAATGCAAAGTATTAAAATAGCCGGTCAGTTTTCTACACATATAATGGTATCAATTATTGCCGGTTTTATTATGGCTTCGCCCGTTGTTTTTTACGAGTTCTGGCGCTTTATAAAACCCGCTTTGTATGAAAACGAACGCAAACATGCCGGTGGAGCTGTCTTTTTTACATCAATACTTTTTTTAATGGGTGTACTGTTTGGCTATTTTCTAATCGTTCCTTTATCCATCCATTTTTTAGGAACCTACCAAGTTAGCAGCGAAGTTGAAAATACTATTAATCTTCGTTCGTATATCGGCTCGGTCACCTCCATTTCGCTTGCTGCGGGGGTAGTTTTTCTGATTCCCATATTTTCGTACTTTTTAAGCAAAGTTGGTTTGCTTACCCCGCAATTTATGAAAACCTACCGTCGACATTCTTACGTAATAATGTTGCTGTTATCGGCAATTATTACCCCACCCGATATTTTTAGCCAGGTAATGGTATGTTTCCCTCTGGTATTTTTATATGAGATTGGCATTTTTATTTCGCGGAGCGTGGTTAAAAAACGTGAAAAAGCCATGGAAGCCATGTAA